A single window of Cheilinus undulatus linkage group 12, ASM1832078v1, whole genome shotgun sequence DNA harbors:
- the gjb1a gene encoding connexin 27.5 isoform X1: protein MPLTPPAEPDPEPKMNWASFYAVISGVNRHSTGIGRIWLSVLFIFRILVLVVAAESVWGDEKSGFTCNTQQPGCNSVCYDHFFPISHIRLWALQLILVSTPALLVAMHVAHRRHVDKRLYKLSGRTNPKDLEQIKTQKMKITGALWWTYVISLLFRLVFEVTFMYLFYMIYPGYKMIRLVKCDSYPCPNTVDCFVSRPTEKTVFTVFMLAVSGVCILLNIAEVVFLVGKACSKHLNNAGDSTLGAWIQQKLCL, encoded by the exons ATGCCTCTTACACCTCCAGCTGAGCCGG ACCCGGAACCGAAGATGAACTGGGCATCATTTTACGCCGTCATCAGCGGTGTGAACAGACACTCCACTGGCATCGGTCGCATCTGGCTCTCTGTTCTCTTCATTTTCCGAATCCTGGTCCTGGTGGTGGCAGCTGAGAGCGTGTGGGGCGATGAGAAGTCTGGCTTCACCTGCAACACCCAGCAACCGGGATGCAACAGCGTCTGCTACGACCACTTCTTCCCGATCTCCCACATCCGCCTGTGGGCCCTCCAGCTCATCCTGGTCTCCACTCCGGCCCTGCTGGTTGCCATGCACGTGGCCCACCGTCGCCACGTCGACAAAAGGCTCTACAAACTCTCAGGCCGGACCAACCCCAAAGACCTGGAGCAGATAAAGACCCAGAAGATGAAAATCACAGGCGCTCTATGGTGGACATACGTCATCAGCTTGTTGTTCCGCCTAGTCTTTGAGGTCACctttatgtatttgttttatatGATCTACCCCGGGTACAAAATGATCCGGCTGGTGAAGTGTGACTCGTACCCCTGTCCAAACACCGTGGACTGCTTTGTGTCGAGACCCACAGAGAAGACGGTCTTCACCGTGTTCATGCTGGCTGTGTCGGGGGTCTGTATTCTGCTCAACATTGCAGAGGTGGTCTTCTTGGTAGGGAAAGCCTGCAGTAAACATCTGAACAATGCTGGAGACTCCACTCTGGGGGCTTGGATCCAACAAAAACTCTGCCTGTAA
- the gjb1a gene encoding connexin 27.5 isoform X2 translates to MNWASFYAVISGVNRHSTGIGRIWLSVLFIFRILVLVVAAESVWGDEKSGFTCNTQQPGCNSVCYDHFFPISHIRLWALQLILVSTPALLVAMHVAHRRHVDKRLYKLSGRTNPKDLEQIKTQKMKITGALWWTYVISLLFRLVFEVTFMYLFYMIYPGYKMIRLVKCDSYPCPNTVDCFVSRPTEKTVFTVFMLAVSGVCILLNIAEVVFLVGKACSKHLNNAGDSTLGAWIQQKLCL, encoded by the coding sequence ATGAACTGGGCATCATTTTACGCCGTCATCAGCGGTGTGAACAGACACTCCACTGGCATCGGTCGCATCTGGCTCTCTGTTCTCTTCATTTTCCGAATCCTGGTCCTGGTGGTGGCAGCTGAGAGCGTGTGGGGCGATGAGAAGTCTGGCTTCACCTGCAACACCCAGCAACCGGGATGCAACAGCGTCTGCTACGACCACTTCTTCCCGATCTCCCACATCCGCCTGTGGGCCCTCCAGCTCATCCTGGTCTCCACTCCGGCCCTGCTGGTTGCCATGCACGTGGCCCACCGTCGCCACGTCGACAAAAGGCTCTACAAACTCTCAGGCCGGACCAACCCCAAAGACCTGGAGCAGATAAAGACCCAGAAGATGAAAATCACAGGCGCTCTATGGTGGACATACGTCATCAGCTTGTTGTTCCGCCTAGTCTTTGAGGTCACctttatgtatttgttttatatGATCTACCCCGGGTACAAAATGATCCGGCTGGTGAAGTGTGACTCGTACCCCTGTCCAAACACCGTGGACTGCTTTGTGTCGAGACCCACAGAGAAGACGGTCTTCACCGTGTTCATGCTGGCTGTGTCGGGGGTCTGTATTCTGCTCAACATTGCAGAGGTGGTCTTCTTGGTAGGGAAAGCCTGCAGTAAACATCTGAACAATGCTGGAGACTCCACTCTGGGGGCTTGGATCCAACAAAAACTCTGCCTGTAA